The following are from one region of the Chloracidobacterium sp. genome:
- a CDS encoding acyl-CoA thioesterase has protein sequence MNEQIHSTAEERNAAIRLTMMPRDTNAHGTVFGGIILSYIDVAGGVEAVRHTRHDRFVTVAMKEVIFHEPVFMGDLVSFYAETLKVGNTSITIHVVVEAERFGSQGQKVMVTEAEVIYVAINQFREKVLIGNK, from the coding sequence ATGAACGAACAGATACACTCGACCGCCGAAGAGCGCAACGCAGCGATCCGGCTGACTATGATGCCGCGCGACACGAATGCACACGGTACGGTTTTCGGAGGCATAATTTTAAGCTATATAGACGTAGCCGGCGGCGTCGAAGCGGTCAGGCATACGAGACACGACCGTTTTGTCACGGTGGCGATGAAAGAAGTGATCTTTCACGAACCGGTCTTCATGGGCGACCTGGTGAGCTTTTATGCCGAGACACTAAAGGTCGGTAATACGTCGATAACGATCCACGTTGTCGTCGAGGCCGAACGATTCGGCAGCCAGGGTCAAAAGGTGATGGTCACTGAGGCCGAGGTTATCTACGTCGCGATCAATCAGTTTCGCGAAAAGGTATTGATCGGGAACAAGTAA
- the lipA gene encoding lipoyl synthase, whose protein sequence is MIEEKKLVQSFLNRKQRERVKKPDWLKIKLGDPRNQNQVLSLIDGLNLHTVCQEAKCPNIFECWTDKTATFMLGGDTCTRHCGFCAVNKGEPMDLDPMEPTHVAEAVKHLDLKHAVITSVNRDDLADGGSMHWAETILKVREMNPACKVEVLIPDFNGDEDALNNVLTARPDVLNHNTETIARLYRRVRPDAKYEQTLELLERSAHYRDTHFPSMKTKSGIMAGLGETFEEVVDLMKDLRSVSCDIMTIGQYLQPYEKRLPVERYVTPEEFAEWKRIGMGLGFKHVESSPLTRSSYHAREQAETPA, encoded by the coding sequence ATGATCGAGGAAAAAAAACTGGTTCAGAGTTTTTTGAACCGGAAACAGCGCGAACGCGTCAAGAAACCAGATTGGCTTAAGATCAAGCTTGGCGACCCGCGGAACCAGAATCAGGTGCTGAGCCTGATCGACGGGCTGAATCTACACACGGTATGCCAGGAAGCGAAATGCCCGAACATCTTCGAGTGCTGGACCGATAAAACAGCGACTTTCATGCTCGGGGGCGACACCTGTACGCGACACTGCGGTTTCTGCGCTGTCAACAAAGGCGAACCGATGGACCTCGATCCGATGGAACCGACACACGTCGCCGAAGCCGTCAAACATCTCGACCTTAAACACGCCGTCATCACTTCGGTCAATCGCGACGACCTCGCCGACGGCGGCTCGATGCACTGGGCCGAGACTATTCTGAAAGTCCGCGAAATGAATCCGGCGTGCAAGGTCGAAGTGCTGATACCGGATTTTAATGGCGACGAGGACGCGCTGAACAATGTCCTGACCGCGCGTCCCGACGTTCTCAACCACAATACCGAAACGATAGCGAGACTCTATCGACGTGTCCGGCCGGATGCGAAATATGAGCAGACCCTTGAACTGCTTGAACGTTCCGCTCATTACCGCGACACCCATTTTCCTTCGATGAAAACTAAGAGCGGCATCATGGCCGGACTTGGCGAAACGTTTGAAGAGGTCGTAGACCTAATGAAAGACCTCCGATCGGTCTCGTGCGACATCATGACCATCGGCCAATACCTCCAGCCATACGAAAAACGCCTTCCGGTCGAGCGATACGTCACACCGGAAGAGTTCGCGGAATGGAAGAGGATCGGGATGGGTTTGGGCTTTAAACACGTGGAATCATCGCCACTCACCCGCTCGTCGTACCACGCCCGAGAACAGGCTGAGACACCTGCTTAA
- a CDS encoding energy transducer TonB produces the protein MKRHLAPTSLVVGFCMLAVAAFVPELYGQEKTDEAVWHRYSTSAGDLTFAFPGTDILVDQDGPTTWVLYVKGGLSLSVRADRTKGAKKRFMEIAEFPSSKEYKGFTLDDFYGLWKRDTDATKGTDSASFQLASKNGLYRITARSRDGRNANLERFLGSIRLGGKQLVNAEISKEAEDVSVTLIEGLPTSEEVAEALKRSTPKGLKYTLSGATKDGNEPEKDIEITEEDSPKYSSSLIILRMPRPGFVDAYRAEGFSGAVKFRATFRADGTVGPVELLQSVNKALNERAFNALKGIKFIPAKIDGKPVDVVRTIEYGFSVY, from the coding sequence ATGAAGCGGCACCTTGCACCCACAAGCCTTGTCGTAGGCTTTTGTATGTTGGCTGTTGCGGCGTTTGTCCCGGAGTTATACGGACAGGAAAAGACCGACGAAGCCGTCTGGCATCGCTACTCGACCTCGGCCGGTGACCTCACTTTTGCCTTTCCCGGAACAGACATTTTAGTTGACCAGGACGGCCCAACCACGTGGGTGCTTTACGTGAAGGGCGGACTGTCACTTTCGGTCCGTGCGGATCGGACAAAAGGGGCAAAGAAAAGGTTCATGGAAATTGCTGAATTTCCCTCGTCGAAAGAGTACAAGGGATTCACTCTCGATGATTTCTACGGCCTGTGGAAACGTGACACCGATGCGACAAAGGGCACTGACTCCGCATCTTTTCAACTTGCATCAAAGAACGGTTTGTATCGCATAACTGCCCGGTCTAGAGACGGTCGGAATGCAAACCTGGAGCGGTTTTTGGGAAGCATTCGGTTGGGCGGAAAGCAACTTGTAAATGCTGAGATATCCAAAGAGGCTGAGGACGTCTCGGTAACGCTGATCGAGGGCCTACCGACAAGTGAGGAGGTTGCGGAAGCGTTGAAGCGTTCGACGCCGAAGGGACTCAAATATACCCTTTCAGGCGCCACGAAAGACGGTAATGAACCTGAAAAGGACATCGAGATTACGGAGGAAGATTCCCCGAAATACTCAAGTAGTTTAATCATACTCCGTATGCCTCGGCCTGGATTCGTTGACGCTTACCGGGCGGAAGGGTTTTCCGGAGCCGTAAAGTTTCGCGCCACGTTTCGTGCCGATGGAACCGTTGGGCCGGTTGAACTGCTACAGTCGGTCAACAAAGCACTCAATGAACGGGCATTTAACGCTTTGAAGGGAATAAAGTTTATCCCGGCCAAAATTGACGGAAAGCCCGTGGACGTTGTCCGGACCATCGAATACGGCTTCTCGGTGTATTGA
- the rsmI gene encoding 16S rRNA (cytidine(1402)-2'-O)-methyltransferase, with translation MPGTLYLVATPIGNLQDMTFRAIETLRNVDLIACEDTRHTRKLLNHFQIAAKLISFHEHNEAERAVELGRQLSEGSSIAVVTDAGTPAINDPGARLVRTAIELGVRVVPIPGAVAFVNALVASGLPADSVFFGGFLPSKKGERRKRLDAVKDIPATLTFYETPHRIAAALSDCLDILGDRQAAVGRELTKLHEEVIRGSISSLARHFSSANSRGEFVLVIDRADENARAEDRSTQSLKERISQLEGEGLERKAALKQAAREFGLSRSEAYRAVQSESGK, from the coding sequence ATGCCCGGAACACTTTACCTCGTAGCGACGCCGATAGGGAATCTGCAGGACATGACGTTTCGTGCGATCGAAACACTAAGGAACGTTGACCTGATCGCCTGTGAAGACACGCGGCATACCCGAAAGCTACTGAATCACTTTCAGATCGCAGCAAAGCTGATCAGCTTTCACGAACACAACGAAGCTGAACGCGCGGTCGAACTCGGACGGCAGTTGTCCGAAGGAAGTTCGATAGCGGTCGTCACCGACGCGGGAACACCGGCGATTAACGACCCAGGTGCGCGGCTCGTTAGAACGGCGATCGAGCTCGGGGTCAGGGTCGTCCCGATCCCGGGCGCCGTCGCATTCGTCAATGCTCTTGTGGCCTCGGGGCTTCCTGCCGATTCCGTCTTTTTTGGCGGGTTCCTTCCGTCAAAGAAAGGCGAGAGGCGAAAGCGCCTCGACGCCGTAAAAGACATACCTGCAACACTTACCTTCTATGAAACGCCTCACCGAATAGCAGCCGCACTGTCTGATTGTCTTGATATCCTCGGCGATCGGCAAGCTGCCGTCGGTCGCGAATTGACGAAGCTTCATGAAGAGGTCATTCGCGGTTCGATCAGTTCGCTTGCCCGCCATTTTTCTTCTGCAAATTCGCGCGGAGAATTCGTTCTTGTAATTGACCGTGCAGATGAAAATGCGCGGGCCGAAGATCGGTCAACGCAATCTTTGAAAGAGCGGATCAGCCAACTTGAAGGCGAGGGCCTTGAAAGAAAGGCGGCGTTGAAACAAGCGGCAAGAGAGTTTGGCCTTAGCCGTTCTGAAGCCTATCGTGCGGTTCAATCCGAAAGCGGGAAGTAA
- a CDS encoding (2Fe-2S)-binding protein has product MPTITAETATGQVAIVGEAGKKLVLCLEDSGVDILHRCGGNARCTTCRVEILSGDPGPIGEAEMAVLATKTDIGDHTRLSCQIRVADDLHVKVVRQASVDGIDAGPRPVD; this is encoded by the coding sequence ATGCCAACTATAACGGCTGAAACAGCCACCGGTCAGGTGGCGATCGTGGGTGAGGCCGGCAAGAAACTCGTACTTTGCCTTGAGGACAGCGGGGTCGACATCCTGCACCGCTGCGGTGGCAACGCCAGATGCACCACGTGCCGGGTCGAGATCTTGTCGGGCGATCCGGGCCCGATCGGCGAGGCCGAGATGGCTGTACTTGCGACCAAGACAGACATCGGCGACCATACGCGGCTCTCTTGCCAGATACGGGTAGCCGATGATCTTCACGTTAAGGTGGTCAGGCAGGCCAGCGTGGACGGGATCGACGCCGGGCCGCGGCCGGTTGATTGA
- a CDS encoding alpha/beta fold hydrolase, which produces MYPKGNLQIPAPHGQLEAILKEPVGERRGVGVVCHPHPLGGGTMHNKVVFRASAGLVDAGLATLRFNFRGVGSSTGVHSEIPGGLEDVRAAVDYAASRFPGEDVTLAGFSFGSRTGMEVGMADDRVKRLISIGTPVDKYDDYEFLIRLRKPILFVHGDSDEFGSVANLKELVDRVAENTDCELVLFHSCGHFFDEHLNELRDTVREWTEKKIAQA; this is translated from the coding sequence ATGTACCCGAAAGGAAACCTGCAAATTCCGGCGCCGCACGGGCAGCTTGAGGCGATCTTGAAAGAGCCCGTGGGGGAGCGGCGAGGCGTCGGCGTCGTTTGCCATCCGCATCCGCTGGGCGGCGGGACGATGCACAACAAGGTTGTCTTTAGGGCTTCGGCCGGCCTTGTCGATGCGGGGCTTGCTACGCTCCGGTTCAATTTTCGTGGTGTTGGGTCATCGACCGGTGTGCATTCTGAGATACCTGGCGGACTCGAGGACGTACGGGCGGCTGTCGATTATGCAGCATCGCGATTTCCGGGCGAGGACGTGACGCTCGCCGGTTTTTCGTTTGGTTCGCGAACGGGAATGGAGGTCGGAATGGCCGATGACCGTGTCAAAAGGCTGATCAGTATCGGCACGCCGGTCGACAAGTACGACGATTATGAATTTCTAATCAGGCTGCGAAAGCCTATCCTTTTCGTTCACGGTGACAGCGACGAATTTGGTTCTGTCGCGAATCTCAAGGAATTGGTCGACCGCGTCGCAGAAAACACAGATTGCGAGTTGGTTTTGTTCCACAGCTGCGGCCACTTTTTCGACGAGCACCTGAACGAATTACGTGACACGGTTCGCGAATGGACCGAAAAAAAGATCGCGCAAGCCTGA
- the truA gene encoding tRNA pseudouridine(38-40) synthase TruA, protein MPTWKLEIEYEGTRYRGWQMQHNARTIQGELQDAARQLFASKFELFGAGRTDAGVHALHQIAHLKVPELKVNITPRQIQHGFNDVLPHDINILKVTNAPDGFHARHDAVYRQYLYKISRRRNAFAKSLVWWVKDDLDAKAMAEAARLLIGRQDFRSFCESEDGKRQNTSIDVQLAAISIEDDIICFRIGASHFLWKMVRRIVGMLVEVGRGDLTFDAFDRLLKFESNVPAKFTAPPSGLYLEKVEYAR, encoded by the coding sequence ATGCCGACCTGGAAACTCGAGATCGAATACGAGGGAACCCGCTATCGCGGCTGGCAGATGCAGCATAATGCCCGGACTATCCAGGGCGAACTTCAGGACGCAGCCCGCCAGCTTTTTGCATCAAAGTTCGAGCTTTTCGGCGCCGGACGAACCGACGCGGGCGTGCACGCCCTTCACCAGATCGCTCATCTGAAGGTCCCGGAGCTCAAAGTGAACATCACCCCTCGGCAGATCCAACACGGTTTCAATGATGTGCTACCGCACGACATCAACATCCTCAAGGTCACAAATGCGCCCGATGGCTTTCACGCCCGGCACGATGCCGTTTATCGACAATATCTCTACAAAATATCCCGACGGCGTAATGCCTTTGCGAAGAGCCTTGTCTGGTGGGTAAAGGATGATCTCGACGCAAAAGCCATGGCCGAGGCGGCACGACTCTTGATCGGCAGGCAAGATTTTCGTTCATTCTGCGAATCCGAAGACGGAAAACGGCAGAATACATCGATCGATGTACAGCTCGCGGCTATTTCGATCGAGGATGACATCATCTGTTTTCGCATCGGAGCGTCGCATTTCTTGTGGAAGATGGTCAGACGGATCGTCGGCATGCTGGTCGAGGTCGGCCGCGGCGATCTGACATTCGACGCATTTGACAGACTCTTGAAATTCGAATCGAACGTACCGGCCAAATTTACGGCGCCGCCGTCGGGCCTTTACCTTGAAAAGGTCGAGTACGCACGATAG
- the lpxI gene encoding UDP-2,3-diacylglucosamine diphosphatase LpxI (LpxI, functionally equivalent to LpxH, replaces it in LPS biosynthesis in a minority of bacteria.), whose amino-acid sequence MNYGLIAGNGQFPFLVIEGAKRAGASLSVVAINEETDPRIDDVAEKVVWVSIGQLGKMIGFFKSHGVEKAIMAGQVKHVQIFSGSLPDVRMLKMLWNLEKRNTDSLIGGVANEMAKEGIELIDSTFFIKDQLASLGVLTKRKPDDNELGNIEYGLHVANEIARLDLGQTIVVRAKACVAIEAMEGTDATIRRAGELANGKLTVVKVAKPGQDMRFDVPVVGVPTIETMIAAGATCLSVTAGKTLIFDREEVIRLANDKKIAVIGSQDET is encoded by the coding sequence ATGAATTACGGCCTTATTGCTGGCAACGGCCAGTTTCCATTTCTGGTGATCGAAGGTGCGAAGCGCGCGGGTGCTTCGCTTTCGGTCGTCGCAATCAACGAAGAGACCGATCCGCGTATTGATGACGTTGCCGAAAAGGTGGTCTGGGTAAGTATCGGTCAGTTAGGAAAGATGATCGGTTTCTTCAAGAGTCACGGAGTCGAAAAGGCGATAATGGCGGGCCAGGTAAAACACGTTCAGATCTTTTCCGGGTCTTTGCCCGACGTGCGAATGCTCAAGATGCTTTGGAATCTGGAGAAACGGAACACAGATTCGCTGATCGGCGGTGTCGCCAACGAAATGGCCAAAGAAGGTATCGAACTCATCGATTCGACGTTTTTCATAAAGGACCAACTAGCCTCGCTGGGCGTCCTTACGAAGCGGAAGCCCGATGACAACGAACTTGGCAATATTGAATATGGCCTTCATGTTGCGAACGAGATCGCCCGGCTTGACCTGGGGCAGACCATAGTTGTGCGGGCAAAGGCGTGCGTCGCCATCGAGGCTATGGAAGGAACCGATGCGACCATTCGGCGTGCCGGCGAACTCGCGAACGGCAAGCTTACCGTTGTAAAGGTCGCAAAGCCCGGTCAGGACATGCGTTTTGACGTACCGGTCGTTGGTGTCCCGACGATCGAGACGATGATCGCCGCGGGCGCTACGTGCTTATCGGTTACCGCCGGCAAGACCCTCATATTCGACCGTGAGGAGGTGATCCGGCTGGCGAACGACAAGAAAATAGCCGTCATTGGCTCACAAGACGAAACTTAG
- a CDS encoding type II toxin-antitoxin system Phd/YefM family antitoxin, producing MKISRDIQSLSVFKRDTAKFLKQMKKTGQPIVLTVNGKAAAVVLDPDDYEYLREKDRRETVAAVKRGITDAEAGRVTDAETFFKEFEKKYGIPSE from the coding sequence ATGAAGATTTCCCGTGACATCCAGAGCCTCAGTGTTTTTAAGCGAGATACGGCAAAATTCCTCAAACAGATGAAGAAAACCGGGCAGCCAATCGTTCTGACGGTAAACGGTAAGGCCGCGGCTGTGGTACTTGATCCGGACGATTATGAGTACTTGCGTGAGAAGGATCGACGAGAAACTGTTGCGGCTGTAAAGCGAGGTATTACCGATGCTGAGGCAGGACGGGTAACCGACGCCGAGACCTTCTTTAAGGAGTTTGAAAAGAAGTACGGTATCCCGAGCGAATAA
- a CDS encoding bacterioferritin: protein MNETENQKAIEILNRIMELELAGVVRYTHYALMVFGYNRIPIVSWLDGNANESLAHAKKAGEFVTMLGGHPSLKIGTLLETHKHDIGDILRESLEQESTTLAAYYDLLTLVEGKSVTLEEYAREMILLEETHLDEVNKMLRKPGEIEPFSE from the coding sequence ATGAACGAAACCGAAAATCAAAAGGCCATCGAGATCCTCAACCGGATCATGGAACTCGAGCTTGCCGGCGTTGTGCGTTACACGCATTATGCGCTGATGGTATTCGGATACAACCGGATCCCGATCGTGTCGTGGCTGGATGGCAATGCGAACGAGAGCCTGGCACATGCGAAAAAGGCGGGCGAGTTCGTGACTATGCTCGGCGGGCATCCGTCTCTGAAGATCGGGACGCTGCTCGAAACCCACAAACACGACATCGGCGACATTCTTCGCGAGAGCCTTGAACAGGAATCGACTACGCTTGCCGCTTATTACGACCTGCTCACACTTGTCGAAGGCAAAAGCGTCACGCTCGAAGAATATGCACGAGAGATGATCCTCCTCGAAGAAACACATCTCGACGAGGTCAACAAGATGCTGCGCAAGCCCGGCGAGATCGAACCGTTCAGTGAATAG
- a CDS encoding AI-2E family transporter translates to MADNTIETLENAGAIEEPRANDGQRVILDPASFSARAVFRIVVISLILIFVGGFVASVISSLTYLFFLLVLAIFFAYLLTPLVQLIRSPFKHRKLERFMPRSLAIFIAYLVVFTVLGVGIAYLAPRVTEQGREFGASLPGYAAAIRQSLNDMNRRFDRLRIPEEVQTRINDQVVVAGERITSGFGNFLISLIYYLPWLVIIPILSFFFLKDVNAIRLGILRMFPAGRWRMRAESVLEEVNSTLAAYTRAQLISCLLVGTVCTIGFYALGLKYALLLGILAGVFEFVPLLGPLTIGLIATTTAALGDDPRRAVWIAIFLIVFRIFHDYVSYPRIVRGGIHLPPVLIILSVIAGEQVAGIPGVFIAIPIVAIITVVYRHVLEHQGKTRLLSDLEPNDTETPA, encoded by the coding sequence GTGGCCGATAACACGATCGAGACATTAGAAAACGCCGGTGCAATTGAAGAGCCGCGAGCGAACGATGGACAACGGGTGATTCTTGATCCGGCTTCGTTCTCGGCGCGTGCCGTTTTTAGGATCGTTGTCATATCTCTGATATTGATCTTCGTCGGCGGGTTTGTGGCCTCGGTGATCAGTTCGCTTACTTACCTTTTCTTCTTATTGGTGCTCGCGATCTTCTTCGCCTATTTACTGACGCCGCTTGTCCAGCTCATCCGCAGTCCGTTCAAGCACCGAAAACTCGAACGCTTCATGCCGCGTTCGCTCGCTATTTTCATAGCGTACCTTGTCGTCTTTACGGTGTTGGGAGTTGGTATCGCATATCTCGCCCCGCGCGTTACCGAACAGGGAAGGGAATTTGGTGCAAGCCTGCCGGGCTATGCCGCCGCGATACGCCAGTCGTTAAACGATATGAACCGCCGGTTTGACCGGCTGAGGATCCCTGAGGAGGTTCAAACAAGGATCAACGATCAAGTTGTTGTCGCGGGGGAACGCATCACCTCCGGCTTTGGGAATTTTCTGATCAGCCTGATCTACTATTTGCCTTGGCTTGTGATCATTCCGATACTTTCGTTCTTTTTCCTGAAGGACGTGAATGCGATCAGACTTGGGATCTTAAGGATGTTTCCCGCCGGCCGATGGCGGATGCGAGCCGAATCGGTCCTGGAAGAGGTCAATTCGACCCTCGCTGCCTATACGCGCGCACAGCTGATCTCATGCCTTCTCGTTGGCACGGTCTGCACCATCGGGTTTTACGCGCTTGGCCTCAAGTACGCGCTTTTGTTGGGTATTCTGGCGGGCGTGTTCGAATTCGTACCTTTGCTCGGCCCCCTTACGATCGGGCTCATCGCGACTACGACCGCTGCGTTGGGTGACGACCCGCGGCGTGCGGTCTGGATCGCCATATTTCTGATCGTATTCCGGATCTTTCACGATTATGTATCGTATCCGCGGATCGTCCGCGGCGGCATTCATTTACCGCCGGTACTTATAATTCTTTCGGTGATCGCGGGCGAACAGGTCGCTGGAATTCCGGGCGTATTCATAGCGATACCGATAGTTGCGATCATCACCGTGGTCTATCGCCACGTTCTCGAACATCAAGGCAAGACACGGCTGCTTTCCGATCTCGAACCGAACGACACCGAAACGCCGGCATAG
- a CDS encoding M20/M25/M40 family metallo-hydrolase, which produces MRKHLYLLVLFVALLAPTAFSQTVKISAAERKIAETITADQLSSYLYFIASDAMAGRDTPSQGLDVTAEFLKMNLKKWGFKPGGDNGTFFQKITLRTESVEAASNSVRIGDRAFALGSDFFRMAGNGTGSGSMVFGGNGWMIRSKNIDPYSGMDVRGKIVVLYTAGFPDLQTVTRRPAGVTDDDLAGAKGTDWADPMTYAMQKGAAGIILVASPQLQANWQQARGFLGRGRTSMEMPGDTAPSASALPVVLVSTAVGDAIFAGESAGKESAAAFAINKSANVSTMAKVERKSTQNVVAIWEGRDPVLKSEMVAIGAHYDHVGTNQNAPGDDKIWNGADDDGSGTVGVLAIAEALARSSIRPKRSVLFVWHAGEEKGLWGAEYFNKNPTVDIKKVVAQLNIDMIGRSKKPGDTNERNKDLSGPNEVYVIGSEMMSSTLGAVAKGTNAAYQKLDYNLKYDDPKDTNRFFFRSDHFHYAVNGIPIVFWFTGVHEDYHQPGDHPDKIDYQKMEKITRTIFLTMWELTDLKQRPAVDKKLPPELTQR; this is translated from the coding sequence ATGAGAAAACATCTGTATCTATTGGTGCTGTTCGTCGCATTGCTCGCGCCGACGGCGTTTTCACAAACCGTGAAAATTTCAGCTGCCGAAAGAAAGATCGCCGAAACCATAACGGCCGATCAGCTCAGCAGCTATCTATATTTCATTGCGTCCGATGCAATGGCCGGACGCGATACCCCATCGCAGGGACTCGACGTCACCGCCGAATTCCTAAAAATGAACCTTAAGAAGTGGGGTTTCAAACCCGGCGGCGACAACGGCACCTTCTTTCAAAAGATCACCCTTCGAACCGAAAGCGTCGAAGCTGCAAGCAATTCTGTCCGCATCGGCGATCGGGCGTTCGCCCTTGGCAGCGATTTTTTCCGCATGGCCGGCAATGGCACTGGATCGGGATCGATGGTATTTGGAGGCAACGGCTGGATGATCAGATCGAAGAATATCGATCCATACTCCGGCATGGATGTCCGCGGCAAGATCGTAGTTCTTTATACGGCCGGTTTCCCCGACCTTCAGACGGTGACCCGTCGGCCTGCCGGAGTAACGGATGACGATCTCGCGGGTGCAAAGGGTACGGACTGGGCCGACCCGATGACCTATGCGATGCAAAAAGGAGCGGCGGGAATTATCCTCGTGGCGTCCCCGCAGCTGCAGGCAAATTGGCAGCAGGCTCGCGGGTTTCTTGGGCGTGGACGTACATCGATGGAGATGCCCGGTGATACTGCTCCCTCCGCGTCAGCGCTTCCGGTCGTCCTTGTTTCGACAGCGGTCGGAGATGCGATATTCGCGGGCGAATCGGCCGGCAAAGAGTCGGCCGCGGCATTCGCCATAAACAAGTCCGCGAACGTTTCGACGATGGCAAAGGTCGAACGCAAATCGACTCAGAATGTGGTCGCGATCTGGGAAGGACGAGATCCGGTCCTGAAAAGTGAAATGGTTGCGATCGGAGCCCATTACGATCATGTCGGAACGAACCAGAATGCCCCAGGGGACGATAAGATCTGGAACGGCGCCGATGATGACGGCTCGGGCACGGTCGGCGTTCTCGCGATAGCTGAGGCTCTCGCTAGGTCCAGCATCCGCCCAAAGCGCTCGGTGCTGTTCGTCTGGCATGCGGGCGAGGAAAAGGGGCTTTGGGGAGCTGAGTATTTCAACAAGAACCCGACGGTCGATATCAAAAAGGTCGTCGCACAGTTGAACATCGACATGATCGGCCGCAGCAAAAAACCGGGTGACACTAACGAGCGGAACAAGGATCTTTCTGGACCGAACGAGGTCTATGTGATCGGTTCTGAAATGATGAGCTCAACTTTAGGCGCGGTGGCAAAGGGCACCAATGCTGCATACCAGAAACTCGATTACAACCTGAAGTATGACGACCCGAAGGATACGAATCGTTTCTTTTTCCGGTCGGATCATTTTCATTACGCGGTCAACGGCATACCGATCGTATTCTGGTTCACGGGCGTTCACGAGGATTATCACCAGCCCGGCGACCATCCGGACAAGATCGACTATCAAAAGATGGAAAAGATCACCCGGACGATCTTCTTGACGATGTGGGAATTGACCGATCTGAAACAGCGGCCTGCAGTTGACAAGAAGTTGCCGCCGGAGCTTACGCAGCGTTGA
- a CDS encoding type II toxin-antitoxin system RelE/ParE family toxin produces the protein MKRYRVVFTEESLRDIANSFEWGCQEWGEALARRWYATLRSHTRKTLMRFPLGQPLAPESDEAGREIRQLMFGRYRILYDIKEGIVRVLHVRGAFIGSDNQNLGVDE, from the coding sequence ATGAAGCGATATCGCGTAGTATTCACCGAGGAGTCCCTGAGAGATATTGCCAATTCGTTTGAATGGGGATGCCAGGAATGGGGTGAAGCCCTCGCACGACGGTGGTACGCAACGCTCAGATCGCATACCCGCAAGACCTTGATGCGATTCCCGTTGGGCCAACCACTTGCTCCGGAAAGCGACGAAGCCGGCCGCGAGATTCGACAATTAATGTTCGGCCGATACCGCATTCTTTATGATATTAAAGAGGGTATTGTGAGAGTTTTGCACGTCCGCGGAGCATTCATCGGCTCAGATAACCAGAACCTCGGAGTAGACGAATGA
- a CDS encoding superoxide dismutase gives MGLNTVYKAKTFDLSDLTGISNETLAMHFKLYEGYVTNTNVLNEKIAELIGGGELDATKTAAFSEMRRRYGFEYNGMVLHEYYFENMVKQGTGDPAKDSAFAKAAAESFGSYDIWKADFMATGKMRGVGWAATYQDPSNGALSNHWINLHETGNVAGYKPILIMDVWEHAFIKDYAPADRPKYIEAFFANINWETVNSRLSAAGGASA, from the coding sequence ATGGGTTTGAATACTGTTTATAAAGCAAAGACCTTTGACCTCAGCGACCTGACCGGCATTTCGAACGAAACGCTGGCCATGCATTTCAAGCTTTACGAAGGCTATGTGACCAACACTAATGTGCTCAATGAAAAGATCGCCGAACTGATCGGCGGCGGAGAACTTGACGCTACCAAAACAGCTGCGTTCTCTGAGATGCGCCGCCGTTATGGCTTCGAGTACAACGGCATGGTGCTCCACGAATATTACTTTGAGAATATGGTGAAGCAGGGCACGGGTGATCCGGCTAAGGATTCGGCCTTCGCAAAGGCGGCTGCGGAGAGCTTTGGCAGCTACGATATCTGGAAGGCCGATTTCATGGCCACGGGCAAAATGCGAGGCGTGGGCTGGGCCGCAACTTATCAGGATCCGTCAAATGGTGCGCTCTCGAACCACTGGATCAATCTGCATGAGACCGGCAACGTCGCAGGCTACAAGCCGATCCTGATCATGGACGTTTGGGAACACGCGTTCATCAAAGATTATGCTCCGGCTGATCGGCCAAAGTACATCGAAGCGTTCTTTGCGAACATAAATTGGGAGACCGTCAACTCGCGTCTTTCGGCGGCCGGCGGCGCGAGTGCGTAA